The sequence CAGCGAAGAGCACGAGATCTGAGCCGTCCCGCTTTCCCGACTTTTGTCGCTTCGCCACCGGTGAGTATGGGACTCAGACCGCGGTGAGTGCCCCGCTCGTCCGGAGGGCGAAGTACCCGACGAACGCGAGCGCGAGCAGCCACTGGCCGACCGAGACCTCGCGGCGTTCGCCCGCCGCGAGTTTCATGACGGGATAGGCGATGATCCCCGCCGCGATACCGTACGCGATGGAGAGGGTCAGCGGCATCGCAATGATCGTCAGGCCCGCCGGGACGGCGTGGGTTGGATCGTGCCAGTCCACGTCGGCGACGTTGCCGAGCATCAGGACCGCAACGACGACGAGTGCGATGTGTGACGCGTACAGCGGGATCGCCGCGGCCAGCGGGACGATCGCGAGCGACGCGAGGAAGAGCGCGGCGACGACGAGCGCAGTCAGCCCCGTCCGGCCGCCCTCCTCGATCCCGGCCGCGGACTCGACGTAGGCCGTGACCGTCGAGGTCCCGAGCATGCCGCCGACGGTGGTCCCGACCGCGTCGGCCATGAGCGGCTTCTCCATCTCGGGAAGGTTCCCGTCCTCGTCGAGCATTCCGCCGACCTGCGCCACGCCCGTGAGCGTCCCCGCCGTCTCCAGGAAGTCGACGAAGAAGAACGTGAGGACCACCAGCGAGACGGAGAGCGCCTCGACGTTTCGAAGGCCCTCGACGAACGCGCCGGCGAGCGGCGAGATGTCGTACTGCGGCGAGGGTATCGACGGAGCGAGCGGCGTCCCGGGATGCGGGCTCTGCACGCCGGCCGATGCGGCGATCCAGCCGGCGACGGCGGTGAGGAGGACGCCGACGATGATCGACCCGCGGACGCCGCGGGTGTACAGCCCGAAGGAGAGGAAAAGACCGAGGACCGAGAGGAGCGCGACCGGATCGGAGACGATTGAACCGAGTTGCACCAGCGTCGCCTGGTCGGCGACGACGACCTTCATTTCCTGCAGGCCGATGAACGCGAGGAACAGCCCCAGCGCCGCGCCGACGGCGAACTTGACCGGCTCCGGAAAGAGCCGGATGACGTACTCTCGAGCCCCCGCGAGCGTGAGCGCTATGAAGAGGACGCCCTCGATGACGATCGCCGCGAGCGCGGTCTCCCACGGGACCCCCATCGCGCCGATGACGGTGTAGGCGAAGAAGGCGTTGAGTCCCATTCCGGGCGCGAGCGCGAA comes from Haloterrigena salifodinae and encodes:
- a CDS encoding NCS2 family permease; translation: MKIRESLVALFDLDDSVTDLRTELLAGLTTFLTMSYIVVVNPAILAARGEKPGIDVSGATYTETVQMLAVVTILSAAAATLVMAVYADRPFALAPGMGLNAFFAYTVIGAMGVPWETALAAIVIEGVLFIALTLAGAREYVIRLFPEPVKFAVGAALGLFLAFIGLQEMKVVVADQATLVQLGSIVSDPVALLSVLGLFLSFGLYTRGVRGSIIVGVLLTAVAGWIAASAGVQSPHPGTPLAPSIPSPQYDISPLAGAFVEGLRNVEALSVSLVVLTFFFVDFLETAGTLTGVAQVGGMLDEDGNLPEMEKPLMADAVGTTVGGMLGTSTVTAYVESAAGIEEGGRTGLTALVVAALFLASLAIVPLAAAIPLYASHIALVVVAVLMLGNVADVDWHDPTHAVPAGLTIIAMPLTLSIAYGIAAGIIAYPVMKLAAGERREVSVGQWLLALAFVGYFALRTSGALTAV